Proteins encoded in a region of the Streptomyces liliiviolaceus genome:
- a CDS encoding DUF317 domain-containing protein, producing MTSHAPDDRVIVSPRYMAGAGDRLADVFGPLIHLFGWSAQHDAATGYTTIDSPDGSMFIDFDPLQPLGRWWTIAHHEPYWDVRFSRQAPLEAVAAVTQALPQLLGDTRHAERIPITDMPLNQLAELNDWSVEDGVLTSPDGYCHLLPTPDEDIAWRAEHTFFEKQPLATFTRDAPEGLVRNFFAHLTEPAVERDFADILFSTRYEHSGLITPAGGAAINPHVDHALAQLVSPGRRR from the coding sequence GTGACCTCGCATGCGCCCGACGATCGGGTCATCGTCTCCCCGCGCTACATGGCAGGCGCCGGCGACCGGCTCGCCGACGTGTTCGGCCCCCTGATCCACCTTTTCGGCTGGTCCGCGCAGCACGATGCCGCCACCGGCTACACCACGATCGACAGCCCCGACGGCAGCATGTTCATCGACTTCGACCCCCTCCAGCCCCTCGGCCGGTGGTGGACGATCGCCCATCACGAGCCGTACTGGGACGTGCGATTCAGCCGGCAGGCTCCTCTGGAGGCCGTCGCCGCCGTCACCCAGGCTCTGCCGCAACTGCTCGGCGATACCCGGCATGCCGAGCGCATCCCGATCACGGACATGCCCCTGAACCAGCTCGCGGAGCTCAACGACTGGTCCGTTGAGGACGGTGTCCTGACCTCACCGGACGGTTACTGCCACCTCCTGCCCACACCCGATGAGGACATCGCCTGGCGGGCCGAGCACACCTTCTTCGAGAAGCAGCCGCTGGCCACCTTCACACGTGACGCACCCGAGGGACTCGTCCGGAACTTCTTCGCCCACCTGACGGAACCGGCGGTGGAACGGGACTTCGCCGACATCCTCTTCAGCACGCGATACGAACACAGCGGCCTGATCACCCCGGCCGGCGGAGCCGCGATCAATCCGCACGTCGATCACGCCCTCGCTCAGCTCGTCAGCCCCGGCCGACGCCGCTGA
- a CDS encoding DUF317 domain-containing protein, which translates to MSGFAPTDRVLVSPRHLAGAGTDPLRDALGPLIRLFGWSHTHDAATGHITLDSPRHGAFIDFTPSNPHGPWWSISHHEPYWQAQFGRHTPIEAISAFTQALPQFLGDTRHADRIPLSTNTLVESARLNGWHMTANAEATVFTSADGHCVLTHEPHADLRWQIRHRLADDADTAWFASATQATPARLVSQFFAQLASTTPVQRLFKDLPARTRTHPDAQITPAAGAPAEARPAPVKATQEPAAARHPTARTHRR; encoded by the coding sequence ATGAGCGGGTTCGCCCCAACAGACCGTGTCCTTGTCTCCCCGCGCCATCTGGCCGGCGCCGGAACCGACCCTCTCCGTGACGCCCTCGGCCCGTTGATCCGCCTGTTCGGCTGGAGCCACACCCACGACGCGGCCACCGGGCACATCACCCTGGACAGCCCGCGCCACGGCGCCTTCATCGACTTCACCCCCTCCAACCCGCACGGCCCCTGGTGGAGCATCAGTCACCACGAGCCCTACTGGCAGGCCCAGTTCGGCCGGCACACACCGATCGAGGCCATCTCCGCCTTCACCCAGGCACTGCCCCAGTTCCTGGGCGACACCCGGCACGCGGACCGCATCCCGCTCTCCACGAACACTCTCGTGGAAAGCGCCCGCCTCAACGGCTGGCACATGACAGCCAATGCGGAAGCAACCGTGTTCACCTCCGCGGACGGCCACTGCGTCCTCACCCATGAACCCCACGCCGACCTCCGCTGGCAGATCCGCCACCGCCTGGCCGACGATGCCGACACCGCCTGGTTCGCCTCCGCCACCCAGGCCACCCCTGCCCGGCTCGTCAGCCAGTTCTTCGCCCAACTGGCCAGCACCACCCCGGTGCAGCGGCTCTTCAAGGACCTGCCCGCCCGCACCCGGACCCACCCGGATGCACAGATCACGCCCGCGGCCGGCGCACCCGCCGAAGCACGCCCCGCGCCCGTGAAGGCCACTCAGGAACCCGCTGCGGCGCGTCATCCCACCGCTCGCACACACCGCCGCTAA
- a CDS encoding adenine nucleotide alpha hydrolase family protein yields the protein MLALSAEGILPKVDYAIFADTGWEPKAVYTHLDRLEKEIATPAGIPILRVSSGNIRNDALDPDHRFASMPLYILNQDGKQGMTRRQCTGQYKIKPIKKKVRELLGYPYPQRIPNGIFVEQWVGISTDEFHRAKDADVRYMRNRHPLIDLNWSRTDATRYLDSIGLESTPKSSCLGCPFHGNAQWRHIRDTSPAEWQDVVEFDAAIRAGNARANASGNPLLGQAFLHRSRVPLDQAPIDHVTAAEQAARQHEPPDSEDADEVEQGVVDGCSPWACRGEADAELVQDDFGLTS from the coding sequence ATGCTCGCCCTCTCCGCCGAAGGAATCCTCCCGAAAGTCGACTACGCCATATTCGCCGACACAGGATGGGAACCCAAGGCCGTCTACACCCATCTCGACCGGCTCGAAAAGGAGATCGCCACACCTGCCGGGATACCCATCCTCCGGGTGTCCTCCGGCAATATCCGCAACGACGCACTCGATCCGGATCACCGGTTCGCCTCCATGCCGCTCTACATCCTCAACCAGGACGGGAAGCAGGGCATGACCAGGCGCCAGTGCACCGGGCAATACAAGATCAAGCCGATCAAGAAGAAGGTCCGGGAACTCCTCGGATACCCCTACCCACAGCGGATCCCGAACGGAATTTTCGTCGAACAGTGGGTCGGCATATCCACCGACGAGTTCCATCGCGCCAAGGACGCCGACGTCCGCTACATGCGCAACCGGCACCCGCTCATAGACCTCAACTGGTCGCGCACGGACGCCACCCGGTACCTGGATTCCATCGGCCTCGAAAGCACTCCGAAGTCGAGCTGCCTGGGCTGTCCGTTCCACGGTAACGCGCAGTGGAGACATATCCGGGACACCAGCCCCGCAGAGTGGCAGGACGTCGTGGAATTCGACGCCGCCATCCGGGCGGGAAACGCCCGGGCGAACGCGAGCGGCAACCCGCTGCTGGGGCAGGCGTTCCTGCACCGCTCCCGCGTGCCCCTCGACCAGGCTCCCATCGACCACGTCACCGCCGCGGAACAGGCCGCGCGCCAGCACGAACCGCCCGACTCCGAGGACGCCGACGAGGTGGAGCAGGGGGTGGTGGACGGCTGCTCGCCGTGGGCGTGCCGCGGGGAGGCGGACGCCGAACTGGTGCAGGACGACTTCGGGCTGACGTCGTGA
- a CDS encoding DNA cytosine methyltransferase: MTVVDLFAGPGGWSHALAVLGVRDVGLEWDRWACTTRARAGLLTLRTDVALYPVWPWVGRTRGLIASPPCQAWSMAGKRLGRVDQPLVHQAVADLAAGRDTRAALLAACRDPRSLLAAEPMRYLYALHRAGEPEWVAIEEVPDVLPLWRQYAAVLRAWGFSVWAGILNAADYGVPQTRRRAILLASRIRTAQPPPPTHARVAEPESLFGAGRARWVSMAQALGWGATDRPVPTVCAGGGPGGGPEPFPSGSRQTLITARDRGLWLPRNTPTNAAPRPASSTATRWRWALRSNNQANATVRTLDEPAGTLFFGHRSNECTWIAEPVQDPPTEESPAVPEPIRITAREAGLLQTFPSDYPWAGNKSQQFSQIGNAVPPLLAAHLLAPHLETPLDPDAFTLAA; this comes from the coding sequence GTGACGGTGGTGGATCTGTTCGCCGGGCCGGGCGGCTGGAGTCACGCCCTGGCCGTTCTGGGGGTCCGTGATGTCGGCCTGGAGTGGGACCGGTGGGCCTGTACCACCCGGGCCCGGGCGGGTCTGTTGACGCTGCGGACGGATGTGGCGCTGTATCCGGTGTGGCCGTGGGTGGGCCGTACGCGGGGGCTGATCGCCAGTCCGCCGTGCCAGGCATGGTCGATGGCCGGCAAGCGTCTCGGACGGGTGGACCAGCCGCTCGTGCATCAGGCGGTCGCCGACCTCGCCGCCGGACGCGATACCCGCGCCGCGCTACTGGCCGCCTGCCGGGACCCGCGCTCCCTGCTGGCCGCCGAGCCCATGCGTTATCTCTACGCCTTGCACCGGGCGGGTGAGCCGGAGTGGGTGGCGATAGAGGAGGTACCCGACGTCCTGCCGCTATGGCGGCAGTACGCGGCCGTCCTGCGCGCCTGGGGATTCTCGGTGTGGGCCGGCATCCTCAACGCCGCCGACTACGGTGTCCCCCAGACCAGACGCCGGGCGATCCTTCTCGCCTCCCGCATCCGCACCGCCCAGCCGCCACCTCCCACGCACGCCCGGGTCGCCGAGCCCGAGTCGCTGTTCGGCGCGGGTCGGGCCCGATGGGTCAGCATGGCCCAGGCCCTCGGCTGGGGCGCCACCGACCGGCCCGTGCCCACCGTGTGCGCCGGCGGCGGGCCCGGCGGCGGCCCCGAGCCCTTCCCCTCCGGCTCCCGCCAGACCCTCATCACCGCCCGCGACCGCGGACTGTGGCTGCCACGCAACACCCCCACCAACGCAGCGCCCCGACCCGCCTCCAGCACGGCCACCCGCTGGAGGTGGGCCCTGCGCAGCAACAACCAGGCCAACGCCACCGTCCGGACGCTGGACGAGCCCGCCGGGACGCTGTTCTTCGGTCACCGCTCCAACGAATGCACCTGGATCGCCGAGCCCGTCCAGGACCCGCCCACCGAGGAGTCCCCGGCGGTGCCGGAACCGATCCGGATCACCGCCCGCGAGGCCGGACTCCTGCAGACCTTTCCCTCCGACTACCCCTGGGCCGGGAACAAGAGCCAGCAGTTCTCCCAGATCGGCAACGCCGTCCCCCCGCTGCTCGCCGCCCATCTACTGGCCCCACACCTCGAAACCCCCCTGGACCCCGACGCCTTCACCCTGGCGGCCTGA
- a CDS encoding DnaB-like helicase N-terminal domain-containing protein → MPPPRDPGQDDHLAPGTVPAPRAVFHAEQALLGALLLEPHRRDTLTNVTADSFSTVEHTAVFAAITTLPAPVPDTHATDTTWINQVLATAREQARALTVPYLHSLIQVCPWPQHAPAYARMVEAEHARRRLRASAAYLLHSVHDISLPHPVHTVLAEADTLAAVVDDIATRFPPRAGLLPRTPLPPPGPTPDHGEAVQEEEQALLATAAARPADIGSTRWLLPGDFAQPLHAGLWQCLIALDRRGEPVDPVTVLWEAQQYGLLDDGSAPDKILRLLAQPTPSSEHWGERILRRSLLATASDAARRITAYADDPANTPSQLVVGARRALADLGAIQTRWQHATSAVPPQRPRPAPAPRAGPPTTTAAHATHTPR, encoded by the coding sequence ATGCCCCCTCCTCGCGATCCCGGCCAGGACGACCACCTCGCTCCCGGCACCGTCCCCGCACCGCGAGCGGTCTTCCACGCCGAACAGGCCCTCCTCGGCGCCCTCCTCCTCGAACCGCACCGCCGTGACACCCTCACCAACGTCACCGCCGACTCGTTCTCCACCGTCGAGCACACCGCGGTGTTCGCCGCCATCACCACGCTGCCCGCCCCCGTTCCAGACACCCACGCAACGGACACCACGTGGATCAACCAGGTTCTCGCCACCGCCCGTGAACAGGCCCGGGCGCTCACCGTGCCCTATCTGCACTCCCTCATCCAGGTCTGCCCCTGGCCGCAGCACGCACCGGCCTACGCACGGATGGTCGAGGCCGAACACGCCCGACGCCGTCTGCGCGCCAGCGCCGCGTACCTCCTGCACAGCGTCCACGACATCTCCCTCCCCCACCCCGTACACACCGTGCTCGCCGAAGCCGACACCCTCGCCGCGGTCGTGGACGACATCGCAACCCGTTTCCCACCGCGCGCCGGCCTCCTGCCCCGCACCCCACTCCCCCCGCCCGGCCCCACACCCGACCACGGCGAAGCGGTGCAGGAGGAGGAGCAGGCGCTGCTCGCGACGGCAGCCGCCCGCCCAGCGGACATCGGCTCCACACGATGGCTGCTGCCCGGGGACTTCGCCCAGCCCCTGCACGCCGGACTGTGGCAGTGCCTTATCGCCCTCGACCGCCGAGGCGAGCCCGTCGACCCCGTCACCGTCCTGTGGGAGGCCCAGCAGTACGGCCTGCTAGACGACGGCAGCGCGCCAGACAAGATCTTGCGTCTGCTGGCCCAGCCGACTCCTTCCTCGGAGCACTGGGGCGAGCGCATCCTGCGGCGCTCCCTGCTGGCCACCGCCTCCGATGCCGCCCGCCGCATCACGGCTTACGCCGACGACCCGGCGAACACCCCGTCCCAGCTCGTCGTCGGCGCCCGCCGGGCGCTGGCCGACCTCGGTGCCATCCAAACCCGCTGGCAGCACGCCACCAGTGCAGTCCCGCCGCAGCGACCACGTCCCGCGCCCGCTCCCCGTGCCGGCCCGCCGACCACCACGGCCGCACACGCCACCCACACACCCCGCTGA
- a CDS encoding DUF317 domain-containing protein, with product MSTTPHLDAHVRLDTHPHHPSAVVATLTGTARHIAQAHLSMRGFESVAADTLVMARIDREEPYWAERAAEALTAERITSEITPTLREAINEEWTWPDYPMSWCTRSEIREVSNEAQKIHDDIRHGRLIIHAHAHDGSTTKAVGTYRDGKSVVLHGENHLRTVESSFHAAADALAAFDRVHRGTVRSGPPPQTDVERQADEARSTLTTALVDAGPALPRIETVPAYAADPADHDAVLEAFVNEHGDWAKWRTWSDHTTHLVHESQTLRAELVHEPDLREAAWTFAAYETPVSDRMWHLTLTAATPAPLLQSLLISLAHGDAWDTALGSPAIERTVSAATRPLTDAGWKHTIDGRHIRWQTHHGDAGVQFDVFAAQDSHIHLTAWTLWAGPDINHPTWAIHASRYAPAPILAALTEDLAHNTGTRQTRTTRTAHRKNPSTTAPAHPPAAVGPAAGPAR from the coding sequence GTGAGCACCACACCTCACCTCGACGCGCATGTCCGCCTCGACACCCACCCCCACCACCCCAGCGCCGTCGTCGCCACCCTCACCGGCACCGCCCGGCACATCGCCCAAGCACACCTGAGCATGCGCGGCTTCGAGTCCGTTGCCGCCGACACGCTGGTCATGGCCCGCATCGATCGCGAGGAACCGTACTGGGCAGAACGCGCCGCCGAAGCGCTCACCGCCGAGCGCATCACCTCAGAGATCACGCCCACGTTGCGCGAGGCCATCAACGAGGAGTGGACCTGGCCCGACTACCCCATGAGCTGGTGCACCCGCAGCGAGATCCGTGAAGTCTCCAACGAGGCCCAGAAGATCCACGACGACATCCGCCACGGCCGGCTCATCATCCACGCCCACGCTCACGACGGCTCGACCACCAAGGCCGTCGGCACCTACCGGGACGGCAAAAGCGTCGTCCTGCACGGCGAAAACCACCTGCGCACCGTGGAATCTTCCTTCCACGCAGCTGCCGACGCCCTCGCCGCGTTCGACCGCGTCCACCGTGGCACGGTGCGCTCCGGGCCTCCTCCACAGACCGACGTCGAGCGCCAGGCCGACGAAGCCCGCAGCACCCTCACCACTGCTCTCGTGGACGCCGGGCCGGCCCTCCCGCGCATCGAAACGGTGCCGGCCTATGCCGCCGACCCCGCCGACCACGACGCCGTCCTGGAGGCGTTCGTCAACGAACACGGCGACTGGGCGAAGTGGCGCACCTGGTCCGACCACACCACCCACCTCGTCCACGAGTCACAGACTCTGCGGGCCGAACTCGTCCACGAACCCGACCTCCGCGAGGCTGCCTGGACGTTCGCCGCCTACGAGACCCCCGTCTCCGACCGCATGTGGCACCTCACCCTCACCGCCGCCACCCCCGCCCCCCTGCTCCAGTCCCTCCTGATCAGCCTTGCCCACGGCGACGCCTGGGACACCGCGCTGGGCAGTCCCGCCATCGAGCGGACTGTTTCCGCCGCCACGCGGCCCCTCACCGACGCCGGCTGGAAGCACACCATCGACGGACGCCACATCCGCTGGCAGACCCACCACGGCGACGCCGGCGTCCAGTTCGATGTCTTCGCCGCCCAGGACTCCCACATCCACCTCACCGCCTGGACCCTGTGGGCCGGCCCCGACATCAACCACCCCACCTGGGCCATCCACGCCTCCCGCTACGCCCCCGCCCCGATCCTGGCCGCCCTCACCGAGGACCTCGCCCACAACACCGGCACCCGCCAGACACGCACCACCCGCACCGCACACCGAAAGAACCCCAGCACCACCGCACCGGCCCACCCGCCCGCGGCCGTTGGCCCTGCAGCCGGCCCCGCACGCTGA
- a CDS encoding ANTAR domain-containing protein encodes MLDVKGTVPRPWRAFVMFDARVDGGNSPETGATAQKVAELQEEVDQLKSAVRSHATVDQAIGVVLAVGRLSPDDAWLVIRDVSMRTNIKVRDVSQQIVDWGRTGVLADALRAELEDQLSRRRERLDAQ; translated from the coding sequence ATGCTGGACGTGAAGGGCACCGTCCCCAGACCCTGGAGGGCCTTCGTGATGTTTGACGCGCGCGTTGACGGCGGCAATTCCCCGGAAACGGGCGCCACCGCGCAGAAGGTGGCGGAGTTGCAGGAAGAGGTCGACCAGCTCAAAAGCGCGGTGCGGTCGCACGCCACGGTGGACCAGGCCATCGGCGTGGTGCTCGCGGTGGGAAGGCTAAGTCCTGACGACGCGTGGCTGGTCATCCGCGACGTCTCCATGCGGACCAACATCAAAGTGCGTGACGTCTCCCAGCAGATCGTCGACTGGGGCCGCACCGGTGTTCTCGCGGACGCTCTGCGCGCCGAGCTGGAGGACCAACTCAGCCGACGACGAGAACGGCTTGACGCTCAATAG
- a CDS encoding PP2C family protein-serine/threonine phosphatase, giving the protein MTPPGAGHRARSAPVLITSIRTEHDVFALRRHAKTVTEAVGLDSRDQVRLATALSELGRDLLRPAAMTALFSLQQEPAVLHTVLQWDDDRTPSQESLTAVTRLLPQTRYEPAPARPGARLGGRIEITSPIPELAARDLKADQVRSLLETASPATAIDDLRAQTRDLMASLQEAHAQRDELERLNEELTETNAGVMAMYAELTVEHKDVVERFSQEHEFALALQRTFLPTTLPQVPGAELAVRYLPAAATAEIGGDFYEAVTTRHGLLLAVGDVVGHSLQAAMVMGELRHALRAYAAQDHPPHILLQHLDHLLGLHQPGWTATVCIVLVEPGNTRLHIANAGHLPPLLLTPGTAPRYLSEHGPLLGLGLPQPPATAHPVPPGSRLLMISDGLIETRDTILDERLTLMAATAAAGPEEPDALCTELLDTFGTEPEDDIIIFTSRFSPPPHR; this is encoded by the coding sequence GTGACCCCGCCCGGCGCCGGCCACCGCGCTCGCTCGGCACCGGTCCTGATCACGTCGATCAGAACCGAGCACGACGTGTTCGCGTTGCGCCGCCACGCCAAGACCGTCACCGAGGCCGTCGGCCTCGACAGCCGCGACCAGGTACGCCTGGCCACCGCACTGAGCGAACTGGGACGCGACCTGCTGCGCCCCGCAGCGATGACCGCGCTCTTCAGCCTGCAGCAGGAACCCGCCGTACTCCACACCGTGCTGCAGTGGGACGACGACCGGACCCCCAGCCAGGAGTCACTGACAGCCGTCACCCGCCTGCTGCCCCAGACCCGCTACGAACCAGCCCCCGCGCGCCCCGGAGCCCGGCTCGGCGGCCGGATCGAGATCACCTCCCCGATCCCCGAACTCGCCGCCCGGGACCTGAAGGCCGACCAGGTCCGCTCCCTCCTGGAAACCGCCAGCCCGGCAACTGCGATCGACGACCTCCGGGCCCAGACCCGCGACTTGATGGCCTCACTCCAGGAAGCCCACGCCCAGCGCGACGAACTGGAACGCCTGAACGAGGAACTGACCGAGACCAACGCCGGCGTCATGGCCATGTACGCGGAACTCACCGTCGAGCACAAAGACGTCGTGGAACGCTTCAGCCAGGAACACGAATTCGCCCTGGCCCTGCAGCGCACCTTCCTGCCCACCACCCTTCCCCAGGTCCCCGGTGCCGAACTCGCCGTGCGCTACCTGCCCGCAGCCGCCACCGCCGAGATCGGCGGCGACTTCTACGAAGCCGTCACCACCCGGCACGGACTCCTCCTCGCCGTCGGCGACGTGGTCGGACACTCCCTGCAGGCCGCCATGGTCATGGGCGAACTCCGCCACGCCCTGCGCGCCTACGCCGCCCAGGACCACCCCCCACACATCCTGCTGCAGCACCTGGACCACCTGCTCGGCCTGCACCAGCCCGGATGGACCGCCACCGTCTGCATCGTCCTCGTCGAACCCGGCAACACCCGGCTGCACATCGCCAACGCCGGCCACCTGCCCCCACTGCTCCTCACCCCCGGCACCGCACCCCGCTACCTGAGCGAGCACGGCCCCCTGCTGGGCCTGGGCCTGCCCCAGCCCCCAGCCACCGCCCACCCCGTCCCGCCAGGCAGCCGACTCCTCATGATCAGTGACGGGCTCATCGAAACCCGCGACACGATCCTGGACGAACGCCTGACGCTCATGGCCGCCACCGCTGCGGCGGGCCCCGAAGAACCCGACGCCCTGTGCACCGAACTCCTCGACACCTTCGGCACCGAACCCGAAGACGACATCATCATTTTCACCAGCCGCTTCAGCCCGCCCCCACACCGCTGA
- a CDS encoding ATP-binding protein/SpoIIE family protein phosphatase, giving the protein MMTARAFSLAHCEDVTWFRDGFHAARGSAATLGRRIGLGEQRTAQLVLAVAELAANLTKHATDGALLLRVLRHLPEPGADVVAGVEVIAVDSGPGMADVPAALRDGMSTTGTLGIGLGAVRRLADTFDVHSRPGTGTIQLARFWPHPAPSAASSEPPVGGITRPISGEQTCGDAWAARTDSGSDTPAAAPSSEGPADPQPAAAASPNWSAMTGVRKAQPPAALRPGTSAPVHAAVPGPGEGLLVMSCDGLGHGPLAALAAQAAVNALRTGTGRTPEQVMQEVHRALRGTRGAAVAIARLEPGGRVLFCGTGNITATLLTPTSRASLLSHPGIAGHTTHRLRTHEYRMPDQGMLVMHSDGLSDRWSAADLAGLLHHPPAVIATGLLRQAATRRDDASVVIAKAAR; this is encoded by the coding sequence ATGATGACCGCCCGCGCGTTTTCGCTGGCGCACTGCGAGGACGTGACCTGGTTCCGCGACGGCTTCCACGCCGCCCGCGGCAGCGCTGCCACACTCGGCCGGCGTATCGGCCTGGGCGAGCAGCGCACCGCCCAACTGGTCCTGGCCGTCGCCGAACTGGCGGCCAATCTCACCAAGCACGCCACCGACGGCGCCCTTTTGCTGCGCGTCCTGCGCCACCTGCCTGAACCGGGAGCGGACGTGGTGGCCGGTGTGGAGGTGATCGCCGTCGACAGCGGCCCTGGGATGGCGGATGTCCCGGCCGCCCTGCGGGACGGCATGTCCACCACCGGCACCCTGGGCATCGGCCTGGGCGCGGTCCGGCGTCTGGCCGACACCTTCGACGTCCACTCGCGGCCCGGCACCGGCACCATCCAGCTGGCCCGCTTCTGGCCGCACCCCGCACCATCCGCCGCGAGCAGTGAACCGCCCGTCGGAGGCATCACGAGGCCGATCAGCGGTGAGCAGACCTGCGGTGACGCCTGGGCGGCACGCACCGACAGCGGCAGCGACACACCGGCAGCCGCACCCAGCAGCGAGGGGCCCGCCGATCCGCAGCCGGCCGCCGCAGCGAGCCCAAACTGGTCGGCGATGACCGGCGTACGGAAGGCGCAGCCGCCTGCGGCCCTACGTCCCGGCACCTCCGCGCCGGTACACGCCGCGGTGCCCGGGCCAGGCGAGGGCCTGCTGGTCATGTCCTGTGACGGGCTGGGCCACGGACCGCTGGCCGCGCTGGCTGCGCAGGCGGCCGTGAACGCCTTGCGGACCGGCACGGGACGCACACCTGAGCAGGTGATGCAGGAGGTGCACCGGGCGCTGCGCGGCACCCGCGGTGCCGCCGTCGCGATCGCCCGCCTGGAGCCCGGCGGGCGGGTGCTGTTCTGCGGCACCGGCAACATCACCGCCACCCTCCTCACCCCGACCAGCCGCGCGAGTCTGCTGTCCCACCCGGGAATCGCCGGCCACACGACGCACCGGCTGCGCACCCACGAATACCGCATGCCCGACCAGGGGATGCTGGTGATGCACTCCGACGGGCTCAGCGACCGCTGGAGCGCAGCAGATCTGGCCGGCCTGCTGCACCACCCGCCCGCGGTGATCGCCACGGGCCTGCTGCGCCAGGCCGCAACCCGCCGCGACGACGCCAGCGTGGTGATAGCCAAGGCGGCCCGGTGA
- a CDS encoding ATP-binding protein: MSSASRTPEVLEITSSGGVVQARQLVRGLAQECRFSLVEQTKLITAASELARNTLIHGGGGSMTASVVEERGLPGVRLVFTDRGPGIADVELALTDGWTSGGGMGLGLSGSRRLVSDFVLDSTVGQGTTVTVTKWAR; this comes from the coding sequence ATGAGCAGCGCCTCCCGAACCCCGGAGGTATTGGAGATCACCTCCAGCGGCGGGGTGGTGCAGGCCCGTCAGCTGGTGCGCGGACTGGCCCAGGAGTGCCGGTTCTCCCTCGTGGAGCAGACCAAGCTGATCACTGCCGCCAGCGAACTGGCCCGCAACACCCTCATACACGGAGGCGGCGGCAGCATGACCGCCTCTGTGGTGGAAGAACGCGGCCTGCCCGGTGTGCGGCTGGTCTTCACCGATCGGGGTCCAGGGATCGCGGATGTGGAGCTGGCACTGACCGACGGCTGGACCTCGGGCGGGGGCATGGGACTGGGGCTGTCCGGCTCCAGACGGCTGGTCAGCGACTTCGTCCTGGACAGCACCGTCGGCCAGGGCACCACCGTCACCGTCACCAAGTGGGCCCGATGA
- a CDS encoding STAS domain-containing protein: MSEQVPVLRIGRVLLVSIQTDLDDQDVVQLQDDLAAAVVDSGAHGVVIDITAVEIVDSFVGRMLSTIASLSRLLDAQTVVVGMRPAVAITLVELGLSLGGVRTALTLDKGLRILGHGSAGRGIEGTVPDAAAGA; the protein is encoded by the coding sequence GTGAGTGAGCAGGTTCCCGTTCTGCGGATCGGGCGGGTACTGCTGGTCTCCATCCAGACCGACCTGGACGACCAGGACGTGGTACAGCTCCAGGACGACCTGGCCGCCGCGGTGGTGGACAGCGGTGCGCACGGAGTGGTCATCGACATCACCGCCGTGGAGATCGTCGACTCGTTCGTGGGCCGGATGCTGTCGACCATCGCCTCGCTGTCGCGGCTGCTGGACGCGCAGACCGTCGTGGTGGGCATGCGCCCGGCGGTCGCCATCACCCTGGTCGAGCTCGGTCTCTCGCTCGGCGGTGTCCGGACCGCGCTGACCTTGGACAAGGGCCTGCGGATACTGGGCCACGGCAGTGCCGGGCGTGGAATCGAGGGCACCGTGCCGGATGCCGCGGCTGGCGCATGA